The genomic stretch TATGGTGAAGTTGTGTGCAAGCCGACACGTTTTATTAATATGCATACTGTTGAAAATCCTATAGATGTAGCATTTATAGATGAAGCTCATCTTCTATTAACACAAGGAGATCAGTCATACAAAGGAGTTAATCAATTACAAGATATCATTGATAGAGCTAAGGTTACTGTTATAATGTTTGATGAAAATCAAGTTCTTACAACACAACAATTTTGGGAAGCGGAAATTTTAGAGAAATATAGAAGTATAGCGATAAAAGCAGGAAACTATATTGAGTTAAAAAGACAATTAAGAATGGATGCGGATAAGGAAACGATCGAATGGATAGACGAATTCACAAAAAATCAAAAATTAAATAGAATACCCCATGATACGAAAGGATATGAAATTAAGGTATTTGCGAATCCAGAAGACCTAGATATGGAGATTGAAAGAAAAGCAAATAATGAGAAAACTACACTATCGAGGTTGGTTGCTACCTATGACTGGGAGTATAGCTCAACGCGAGCTCCTGAAGATAGATTAAAGAAATATTGGGAAGTACTTATTGGGAAATGGCATAAACCATGGAACTATGAGTTAGAAAAAGAACTGAATCGAACTGACAAGAGAAGTATAAAATCACTTTCTTGGGCGGAACAACCTCAAACAATCAAGGAAGTCGGATCGACATTTACAATTCAAGGCTTTGATTTGAATTACGTAGGAGTAATATTGGGACCGTCTGTAAGGTACAAAAATGGGAAAATTATTATGGATCCAGGAGAAAGTTATAATCATAAAGCAATAAGGAATAGAACGCTATCTGATGGTACTAAGAAAAAATTTGGTGAATTCTTAATACAAAATGAAGTACGTGTTCTTATGACACGTGGAGTTAAAGGGTTATATATTTACGCATGTGATGATAATTTAAGAAATGCATTACTTGAGATGAGTAATCATAGTGCTATCGAATAGAGGAAGGAAAAGTTAAATGGATCAAAAGAAAACAGTTAGTGAATTGAAACATATTGTTCAGTGCTTTTGTGAAGAAAGAGACTGGGATCAATTTCATAATCCCAAAGATCTAGCAATCGGTATTTCTACTGAAGCAAATGAATTGTTGGATATATTTCGTTTTAAGACTGATGAACAAATGAAACAGATTTTTTTGGATACTCAGAGGCGTGAACATGTCGAAGAAGAAATTGCTGACACTTTATTTTTTATTTTGCGTTTTGCACAGATGAACCATATTGATTTGTCAAAAGCTATAGTTGATAAGATAGAAAAAAATTCAAAGAAATATCCGGTTGAAGAGGTAAAAGGGAAAAATAATAAATATAACGAGAGGTAGTTTTAACGTTATATAAGTAATTAAAGGACTTAATGCTTACAAGATTTCTGAATAGGCCAATAATCTTATAGGAGAGTTGTAAGGTAGATAGATTTTAGATGGATAAAAGGATACATTCCCATTGCATCTAAATACACCTAATGCAATGATTTGTCCCTGAATTCTTGCTATATTAGTAACAGGAGGTGAGGTTATGGATTGGCAGAAGTGTATGAACCAAGCACTTGATTATATAGAAAATAATCTATCTGGAGATATTGACTATTATGCAACAGCAAAAATACTGAACTGTTCAGAGTGGGAATTTCGCCGAATATTTTCTTTCTTAGCACAGATTCCATTGTCCGAATACATCCGCCGCAGGCGATTATCAGTAGCGGCAGAAGATATCAAAAAAGGTGAAAAAATTATAGATGTAGCTATGCGCTATGGATATGATTCTCAAGCTGCTTTTTCAAGAGCCTTCAGTCGGTTTCACGGAGCAGCACCTTCTTTGGCTCGAGACGAAGGGGTAGCACTGAAAACATTTCCACGCCTGACCTTCAAGCTAATATTAATGGAGGGGATTGGTATGAAAAAGAATCCTAATCACAGAACAAATATTATAGGAGCTGGTGAAGTAGGATATGCCATTACGCTTGAAATGGACAAGGAGAATATTCATAAAACCAATGGTTCTTTTTGGGACACAAAAGGAAATGAGGTAATAGGTACAACGGCACTTCCTATGTATGGAGCATTTGTCTCGGAGGAGAAGTGTCATCTCTTTGGGGATGTTTCAGGAAAAAAGTTATTAGAAATAGGCTGTGGAACCGGGCATTCACTGCAATACCATGGGGACCATAATGCTTTAGAGTTATGGGGAATAGACATTTCTGAGAATCAGATAGATAAGGCGGAGCAGTATTTATTATCCTGTGGTTATTCAGCAAAATTAATCTGCTCTCCCATGGAAGAAGAATGTGGAATACCAGTTAATTATTTTGACTATGTATATTCGGTTTATGGTGTGGGCTGGGCTACTGATCTTGAAGGTACTTTAACCAGGATTGCATCTTACCTGAAAAAAGACGGCGTATTTATTTTTAGCTGGTCTCACCCTATACATAAATGCGTTGCCAGCGAAAATGATTCGCTTATCTTTAAAAAAAGCTATTTCGATGAATCCTGGTATTCTGTAGCTTTGGATGGAGGTGCGATTTCTTTATCGGATCTTAAACTATCAACTTATATCAATACATTAACAAAAGCAGGTTTTCTCATAGAACAAATGGTTGAGGAATCTGATGATGAGATTATCCAGTTATATAAGGATAGTGACTTTGCAAAAAAAGCAAAAATGCTGCCAGTAACATTTGTAATCAAAGCAAGGAAATTATAGTGAAATACAATCGTTAATTAATGCTTGTTATAGTTGATCAAGAGGCAGATTTTAATGCTTCGTATTTAAAAATTTCCAATTGGAATATTATGTGGTTAGAAATCGTTATGAGAAATAGTAAATAAAGAATAATTCCCTCCTAATCTAACAAGTTAGGAGGGAATTATTTTGTAAATGAATACCACTGTTTCACTATCTCTTGCCGTTAATTCTTATCTTTATCTTGTATATTAGAAGCTTAGCCTATTATACTCAATTTATAATATATTTATAGGAACGCTTTTAATATCCAAAGTAAGAGAAGAGAAATGAACAGAGTTAACAAAGCGCTTCCTAACATTAATAAAATTTGTTGATATGGACGTTTACCAATTTCTTGATTTTTTTCGATTTCATCTAATCGTTTACCTTCCGTAAATGCTACAATTTCCTTATAGGTCTGAACATTATTTTGTTTCTTGAATCTTTCTACTTTAAGTGCATAGATAAATGTTATGATAAATAAAATGATTGAAATAATAAAACCATAAATATCAAAAAATATTGTAAGTGGAACAATTGAAAATATGGTTACAATCAAAAGTATGGTGAAAATACTACCATTGTGATTGAACTTGTGAAGTTCGGATTCTTTAATTTCTTCTTTCATAATGTCGATATCTCCTTTAATTAGTTGATCAAGAGATATATTAAATAATGAACTAAGCAACAAAAGACTATGTATATCAGGATAGTTTTTGCTGTTTTCCCAATTAGAAATGGTTTGTCTGGTAACAAAGACTTTTTCAGCTAATTCTTCCTGGGATAAATTCATTTTTGCACGATATTTTTTTATCTGAGTGTTAAGTTCCATTGAACTATGCCTCCTTTCTATATTGTTGCTCTCTTGACCTGAACCAATAATAAGACATAAAATGAATTACTTCTATCAAATGGATTTTCCATTATCATAAATAGCAAGTAAAAAGTATTTGACATGTTGATTTTACTAGTTAAATTCAAGACCTTTGTTTGGCTTTCGATTTTGCTTTCTATTTTATAGCTCAAGCACTTTAATCATAGACTTGTAAAAATTTACTTCAATGCTACTAAAAAATGTTCAAACAGTTATAATTATAATGTGAAGTGAATTGGTTTTAACTAAATATATTATGATAATTTCGGTTTGTAAAGAGAGAATTATTATTTGACTGGCATTATAGGAAACAAAGAAAATCTATGATAAAATAATGGTAGCTAAAATGTAAAACTAAAAACAACTTATTATAGATGTTATATTGAATTTAGGAGAGTGTATGAATGAAGCTTAAAAATATTCTATTTGTCGTTCATGATATTGAAAAATCCAAAGAATTCTATCGGAGTTTATTTGGCTTAGAGGTAGTTTCTGACTTTGGCGAAAATGTAATCTTAACAGAAGGTCTTGTGTTACAGGAAAAGAAATTATGGGAAAGTTTCATCGAAAAGGGTGCAACAATGGGTGGTAATGACGCAGAACTGTATTTTGAGGAAAATAATATTGATGGTTTTCTAAATCTGTTAGAGAACAGTAAGTTTTCTGTAGAATATCTGAACAAATGCATAGAACACGATTGGGGACAGAGAGTAATACGCATTTATGATCCGGACAAGCATGTTATTGAGGTAGGAGAGACTATGGAGTATGTCGCGCGGAGGTTTCTAAAGTCTGGAATGACCGTTAAGGAGGTCACTGTAAAAACAAGAATGCCTTATTCTCAAGTAGAGTTGATAGCACAAAGTCAACTGTGAGCACAATTATTATTGAAGTGAATAAAAATAATTTTAGTATATGAAGACAGTTGCTCTCAGAAAGCTCATTAATGTAATAATTGTATATCTCCTGCTTATGGATAAGTAATATAACCTATGTAAGGATAGCTTTTATATAATATCCTGCAATAAAACAGGTACAACGGAAATATATACGCTCATTTAACATGTTTTGTATAATTAAGTGTAGTATTTGCGTTTTATTAGCAATAATTTATGTAGATAAATATTTCTATTTACAATAATAGCAGAGGCTGCTAGTTTGGTAGTTTATCCTTAGTTGGCAGTATGTGTGGTGAGTAACTTAGACAGCTGACTTAATAATCGAAATGAAAAGGATGTTGTTAGTTTAGATAAGTAAATTTTATTTTAATTAATATTCAAGATGTACTCGTTAGTGTATAATGAATGCTACAAACTTTAATGATTTAATAAGTGTACAAGAGGCTTTTTATAGACAAACAGTAGGGGTGGTGTCTGTAAGTAATAATTAATATTAACTCGAAAGAAAGTTAGAAAAACCGGAAAATACAGACCTAAAATAGAAAAATACAGACCCCAAAATAGAAAAATACAGGCCACAAAATAGAAAAACCAAACCCCAAAATAGAAAAATCAGACCTCAAAACAGAAAAAACATACCCCACAATAGAAAGGTCAGACCTGAAATAACAGGAAAGAAGCCAGAGCAAAAGTAAAGTAACTTTCCGGCCCTTTATTTATGCGCATATTTAAACACACAGATAGGAGCCTGACATGAGAATTTACGTATATGATGTAGCAGAATTTGAAAGAGATATTTTCAAGGCAATTCAGAAAGAAACCACGGACGAAATTGCACTTACGAACAAACACCTTACTTTGGAGACCTTGGAGGAGGCCAGAGGATTTGACGGAGTTTCTGTATTAGGATACAGTAATGTTTCCAGAAAAGTCCTTGTCAAAATGAAGGAGTATGGTATCAGGCATCTGTCGACCAGAACCATTGGTTATGATCATTTCGATATGACAGCAGTAAGGGAACTGGATATCCATGCTTACCACGCTTACTACAATCCCAATAATGTGGCAGATTTTACAGTTATGATGATGCTCATAATGCTTAGAAAAGCTAAGATTTCCATTTGCCGTGCTCTGGTTAATGATTTTTCTCTGGATGGTATGATGGGGAAGGAGATGAGAAGCCTTACAGTAGGTGTTATCGGTACCGGTAAGATAGGCTCAACGGTGATAAGGAATCTCAGTGGATTTGGCTGTAAGATTCTTGCAAATGACAGTTACCGGAATCCGTCTATAGAAGGGCTGGCAGAATATGTGGAATTGGATAGGTTATATAAAGAAAGTGATATTATTACACTGCATACCCCGCTTACAGATGAGAATTATCATATGATTAATGATGAAAGTATCTACAAGATGAAAAAGGGGGTAATCTTAATTAATACAGCCAGAGGGCAACTTATTGATACGGAGAGTCTGATTAAAGCGCTGGAGGAGGAGCAGGTAGGAGGAGCCGGAATTGATACATTGGAGGAGGAAACAGGCGTTATGCATGTGCATGTTGGTACAAGGATTGTAGATAACAGAGCCCTGTTGTATCTGAAACAATTTCCGAATGTTTTGTATACCCAGCATTATGCTTTTTATACACAGGAGGCTATTGAATCCATGGTGAGATGTGGTATAACCTCTATACAAAGCGGTATTAGAGGTGAAGTTACTCCTTGTGAGATAAATTAATATTTATCACGAAATACCTTCTTATTAAAAAAAGCTAGAATCGTAATAAACAACTTTGAGATTGTGTGTAGGAATTAAGAGTCGCTGTATAGAGGTATCTAATCAGGTATTTAATCAGGATATTACAGCTTTGCAGCCTGCCAGTTAATATCCGCTTTTTTTGCCTGTGAGCGAAGATCCTTTACCTGCAGGGTATAGTGCCTGGTATCTTTGATAAAATTTGTTCCGCATTGCCTGAACTCGAAGGATACATTCCTTCTCTGGCATTGCTCTCTGATGGAAAGCACCCAGGAATAATCCAGTGGTCTTGCATATTTATCTGATTCTCCTCCGACTACAACCAGTTCAATATTTTCCAAGTAACTCTCCAGGTTGATTTCCTCTAATAAAGGCTGACAGATTATGAGTTTATGTTTAATTGGTAAGTGTTGAAAGACAGCAAGGCGTTTATCAGCATTTGCTTGATTTTCAACGGTACATCCAACTATAACGTTGTCATAACCTGCAGACCAATCTGATGGAATACATTCCATAAACCGGTTAATACGCTTGGTAAGAAAGAGAAAGGTAAGGTCGTTACGTTCTTTTATCATTTGCCAGCACTCCGATCTCCATTGGTCTGCATCCTCTACAAGAAAATCTGTAGAGAAACCAAGGTTTACAAATTGACCGGACTTCATTTTGTATTCACCTTTTTTGGTTCTTGCTGTTGGGGCGTAAAAGGTTTCAGTTTGAATAATATTCTCTGTATTAACGTTTCTTTTTGCATCACCTTTATGGATATAGCAGTGCTTGCAGCCTTCACTATATCGATGGCAACCATGCCATGGATTCCATACAGCCATAATATCTCCTGTCCCTTTCTTGGGTTAAACATATTTTGAATACCTGGATTGTAAAATTCTGATTTGTGAGGATGATCCCTTATAAGTAGTTTTTGTTGAATAATAGTAAAAGCACTAAAAGTAATAAAAGCACTAAAAGTAATAAAAGCACTAAAAGCACTAAAAGCACTAAAAGCACTAAAAGCACTAAAAGCACTAAAAGCACTAAAAGCACTATAAGTATTAAAAGCATTAAAAGTAATAAAGGCATTTAATGAAGTAATAGTGTTAAATAATGTATTTGTATTAAATAGTAATAGTATTAAAGGTAAAAGTAGAAATTGTGTAATAACGAGATTTTAAGCCAAGAGAACTAATATATAAAGAAGTATTACCGGTAATTTTCCTTCATTAATTCAGTCAGTTTTCTATTTAGGTGCTCCTTTAATTTACCGCATTTCTCTACGGAGAATTGATACTTATCAAGACTCCAGTATTCTTTCGGGTAATCCCAGATAGGATGCTTCTTAGCTTCGCCTTCCCACTCATAACGGGGAGAGATGTGAGCGTGGAGATAATTATCGGTGTTCCCCAATATATCATAATTAATACGAATTACCGGGCTGCATACGTCAATTAAGGCATCACCGATTAAGCTCATATCAAGAAGAAAGGCCTCTCTCTGTGGGAGATTTAAGGCGTTCAGGCTGAATGCCTTAGGATATGAGAGCAAGATGCAGTAACCCGGCAGGAACTGGGGATCGGCCAGTACCACAAAGCCACTTTTCATCCTTGTTATCACGGTGGGGTTTTCACCCTTTAATGCAGATGCTATACGGTCTGTTTTCCATTCTTCCATAATATCCTCACCTTCTTTTATCGGGAATACATCTATACAGCTATGCTTTCCACGAATTCTGTGATGCAAAATAATAGATACCATCTTATCATCGCATTACAGGAAGAAAAAGTCAAAGGTTTGTTCGTGCAGTGCATAATAATTATTGGATTGTCTTTTGTACTTATCTTAAACATTGTGATATCTTTGAAGAAGTCATCAAACTGATTCACCATGGTACTCATCCCTTCGCCGGTTACTGTTCTAATTTCTAATGTTAGCAAAAGAGAGCAATTGGACTGCTGTAAAGATTATGTGAGTTTATCTGTGAGATAAAAGTAAATTATGTATATTGAGCTTAAGATTTTATTGGAAAATTAAACTTTTCTGAAAATTCACAATTTTTTCACAATTACAGGAAATACTAAGTTAGAAGATTAGTGTTTTGTTGTTCAGAAAAGTGAGGAAGCTGAATGAATAAAATGAAGTTATGCGGTCTTGCTCTGGCCGGTTTTATCGGCTTAACCGGATTAGGAACGATAACAGTAAACGCAGCGGATACAAATACTGAATCGGCAACACTGTCAGAGGTAAAACATGATAAGGACAGCAAAGAAGCTGCTTTTGATGAGAAAATACAAAAAGCAGAAAATGCCTGGAAATCCCTTACCAAGGAACAGAAAGAAGATATCTATGCACTATTAGAAGCGGAGATGGAAGACGAAGCCAAATTATTAGATAAAATGGTTGAGTATAAAGTTCTTGATAAATCGGATTCCGACAGATTTAAAGCTTTTAAAACTCAGAAGCTTAAGAAATTAAGAGAGAATGGAGAATTCCCTTTAATGAAGAGAAAGAAATAAGAGCAGTAATATTTGCTTGCAGCAGTTGACAACGATTGTGACAGCAGAGCACTAAACTTCAAAAGCTTCAGAGTTTATCAGATTGATAATTACTCTGAAGCTTTTATATAGGATTAGTGCAGAGGGGGAGATTTAACAGGTTGACGGTGAATTGTACAAAACAGAAAGAATTCATGCTTCCATTCCAAGGTATAAGAAGTCCTAATTCTCGGAAGGTTTTGTGCTAGCCATACTGTAAAACAGATAACTCGCTTCGCTCAAACAATCTGTTTTACAGTATAGCACAAAACCTTCAGAGAAAAAGGACTTCTATTACCTTTCCATAGGCGCATTCATTCTTTCTGTTTTGTACAATTCACCTGAAATCGTATCAGATAAAGAATTTTTATTTTTCACTTGATTTATACTATGAGAAAATATAGACTTATGTAACTGTAACTGTAACTGTAACTGTAACTGTAACTGTAACTGTAACTGTAACTGTAACTGTAACTGTAACTGTAACTGTAACTGTAACTGTAACTGTAACTGTAACTGTAACTGTAACTGTAACTGTAACTGTAACTGTAACTGTAACTGTAACTGTAACTGTAACTGTAACTGTAACTGTAACTGTAACTGTAACTGTAACTGTAACTGTAACTGTAACTGTAACTGTAACTGTAACTGTAACTGTAACTGTAACTGTAACTATAATTATAACTGCAACTATAACCGTAACTTTAGCTATAACTAAAGTTAAAAAAAGCTTAAAGAGATGGCACCCTAAATGGTGCAGATGAAATTCCGGCGTTAATATTTAGTGTTAAACAGGAACAGTATAAAGCTTAATCGGATAAGAATTTATTAATTCTCTCCACTCATCAGATATATCATTATCGGTAATAATAACATCAAAATCAGTTAGATCACCAAAATAAGCAGGCTTGACCTGATTAAATTTGCTGGAGTCAAATAGAAGAATTTTCTCAACGGAGGAATCCATGATAGCTTTTTTGGTAGCAACCTCATAATCAAAGACACAGGTTACACCAAGTCCTGCATGAATCCCGGCTGCAGATATAAAAGCTTTTGTAAACCTCATACTCTTTATCAGTTCAACTCCCTGAGGGCTTTCCACCATCTGTGTGGTAGGATGATATTTTCCGCCGGAAAATATCAGGGTCAGCTTCTCTTTTAACCTTAAGGAGTTAAGGATATTTGCATTATAACAAAGAATCGTAGCTTCTAAATCATCCGGTATGTTTTCTGCCAGCATTTCTGTGGTTGAGCCGGTGTCTATTACGATTATGTCCCCATCATTAATATAAGAAGCAGCAAAGGCACCTATACTTTTCTTTTCTGTGTCCTGTGTGTTTTTGGCATGATTTAATTCATAAAGAGGATTGGTCTCTTTTTGAAAAGCATTATCCCTCTCAAAATTATTATCTTTATGAAAAGCTTTATCATTTTGAAGAGTAATGTCTCTCGGAAGGGATACGTCCTTTAGAAGTGCGGCTTCTCTCCAAGAAGCGAAGC from Anaerocolumna sp. AGMB13020 encodes the following:
- a CDS encoding DUF2075 domain-containing protein; this translates as MKDLKLEPIIYKIEDNNVSLDKFEQQIRETKNKKIQDVILDYPTVYIHNWKNADDYEVYIGESNNVVQRSKQHYAYAKREENWQNSLIKNNAILYIIGHEHFNKSLTLDIENRLMLYMLSVARIKKIHNQKRNPQNKYYTENELDNIFRQVWSKLRRRDPLLFPTESSIKDSAVYKASPLHKLTPEQESAKESIIQKVFNSLDNKTEKQLIFIEGEAGTGKTVLNSSTFYELFEKAEEQEISPIQCCLMVNHDEQVTVYKQIAQKLGLTDKYGEVVCKPTRFINMHTVENPIDVAFIDEAHLLLTQGDQSYKGVNQLQDIIDRAKVTVIMFDENQVLTTQQFWEAEILEKYRSIAIKAGNYIELKRQLRMDADKETIEWIDEFTKNQKLNRIPHDTKGYEIKVFANPEDLDMEIERKANNEKTTLSRLVATYDWEYSSTRAPEDRLKKYWEVLIGKWHKPWNYELEKELNRTDKRSIKSLSWAEQPQTIKEVGSTFTIQGFDLNYVGVILGPSVRYKNGKIIMDPGESYNHKAIRNRTLSDGTKKKFGEFLIQNEVRVLMTRGVKGLYIYACDDNLRNALLEMSNHSAIE
- a CDS encoding nucleotide pyrophosphohydrolase, encoding MDQKKTVSELKHIVQCFCEERDWDQFHNPKDLAIGISTEANELLDIFRFKTDEQMKQIFLDTQRREHVEEEIADTLFFILRFAQMNHIDLSKAIVDKIEKNSKKYPVEEVKGKNNKYNER
- a CDS encoding helix-turn-helix domain-containing protein, which encodes MDWQKCMNQALDYIENNLSGDIDYYATAKILNCSEWEFRRIFSFLAQIPLSEYIRRRRLSVAAEDIKKGEKIIDVAMRYGYDSQAAFSRAFSRFHGAAPSLARDEGVALKTFPRLTFKLILMEGIGMKKNPNHRTNIIGAGEVGYAITLEMDKENIHKTNGSFWDTKGNEVIGTTALPMYGAFVSEEKCHLFGDVSGKKLLEIGCGTGHSLQYHGDHNALELWGIDISENQIDKAEQYLLSCGYSAKLICSPMEEECGIPVNYFDYVYSVYGVGWATDLEGTLTRIASYLKKDGVFIFSWSHPIHKCVASENDSLIFKKSYFDESWYSVALDGGAISLSDLKLSTYINTLTKAGFLIEQMVEESDDEIIQLYKDSDFAKKAKMLPVTFVIKARKL
- a CDS encoding helix-turn-helix transcriptional regulator; its protein translation is MELNTQIKKYRAKMNLSQEELAEKVFVTRQTISNWENSKNYPDIHSLLLLSSLFNISLDQLIKGDIDIMKEEIKESELHKFNHNGSIFTILLIVTIFSIVPLTIFFDIYGFIISIILFIITFIYALKVERFKKQNNVQTYKEIVAFTEGKRLDEIEKNQEIGKRPYQQILLMLGSALLTLFISLLLLWILKAFL
- a CDS encoding VOC family protein; amino-acid sequence: MKLKNILFVVHDIEKSKEFYRSLFGLEVVSDFGENVILTEGLVLQEKKLWESFIEKGATMGGNDAELYFEENNIDGFLNLLENSKFSVEYLNKCIEHDWGQRVIRIYDPDKHVIEVGETMEYVARRFLKSGMTVKEVTVKTRMPYSQVELIAQSQL
- a CDS encoding NAD(P)-dependent oxidoreductase, whose amino-acid sequence is MRIYVYDVAEFERDIFKAIQKETTDEIALTNKHLTLETLEEARGFDGVSVLGYSNVSRKVLVKMKEYGIRHLSTRTIGYDHFDMTAVRELDIHAYHAYYNPNNVADFTVMMMLIMLRKAKISICRALVNDFSLDGMMGKEMRSLTVGVIGTGKIGSTVIRNLSGFGCKILANDSYRNPSIEGLAEYVELDRLYKESDIITLHTPLTDENYHMINDESIYKMKKGVILINTARGQLIDTESLIKALEEEQVGGAGIDTLEEETGVMHVHVGTRIVDNRALLYLKQFPNVLYTQHYAFYTQEAIESMVRCGITSIQSGIRGEVTPCEIN
- a CDS encoding DUF5131 family protein, coding for MAVWNPWHGCHRYSEGCKHCYIHKGDAKRNVNTENIIQTETFYAPTARTKKGEYKMKSGQFVNLGFSTDFLVEDADQWRSECWQMIKERNDLTFLFLTKRINRFMECIPSDWSAGYDNVIVGCTVENQANADKRLAVFQHLPIKHKLIICQPLLEEINLESYLENIELVVVGGESDKYARPLDYSWVLSIREQCQRRNVSFEFRQCGTNFIKDTRHYTLQVKDLRSQAKKADINWQAAKL
- a CDS encoding DeoR/GlpR family DNA-binding transcription regulator; the protein is MSKKTDRLSRLIDIIKTKNGATVKELATLLDVSEMTIRRDLAVLEQNSIVNNVYGAAIYNPSYDSSSENKKEDEDKITSLKDIASKEITFQKRTTLQKEPATGKGFASWREAALLKDVSLPRDITLQNDKAFHKDNNFERDNAFQKETNPLYELNHAKNTQDTEKKSIGAFAASYINDGDIIVIDTGSTTEMLAENIPDDLEATILCYNANILNSLRLKEKLTLIFSGGKYHPTTQMVESPQGVELIKSMRFTKAFISAAGIHAGLGVTCVFDYEVATKKAIMDSSVEKILLFDSSKFNQVKPAYFGDLTDFDVIITDNDISDEWRELINSYPIKLYTVPV